A window of the Salvelinus alpinus chromosome 3, SLU_Salpinus.1, whole genome shotgun sequence genome harbors these coding sequences:
- the LOC139570411 gene encoding conserved oligomeric Golgi complex subunit 7-like, with the protein MDFSKFLDDDFDVKDWVNGAFKMQKDVPGKADAHAATLVMKLQLFIQEVNNAIEESSNQALQNMPRVLRDVEALKQEASFLKEQMVLVKEDIRKFEQDTVQSMQVLVELDQVKSRMHLASDALQEADKWSTLSADIEETFKTQDMAVISSKLTAMQNSLAMLVDTPDYSEKCVHLEALKNRLEALASPQIVATFNSMSVDQAKLFVKVFTEIDRMPQLLAYYYKCHKGQLVSVWQDLSQSELSLNQQLAEFYDTLLSTWHSQLQWSSQVFKNPYEVVTVLLIQTLGAMVPSIPVCLSTAMERAPQEQQLDTLLELHHTAATFGRSLAQAMLPHLGENNLLKVNELVSALYDPYKPYQLQYGDLEESHLLIQISAMPLERGEVIDCVEELSHSVGKLFGLAGAAVDRCVKLTDGLALCGLLKALKALFAKYVSDFSTTLQSVRKKCRLEDMPSAAVFQEDWTAFQNSVRIIATCGELLRQCGAYELQLSNKILATAGKYLSESYSPRSLAGIQEASSTERKASGRNPWQEYNYLQRGNMAEYNGLMGLLYSLKEKGTGNSSLLAETRVALTRLNQQANQLAFDSVFLQIKHQLCLVSKMESRDAGGFGESYAEELPTFSLSPQEYITNIGQYIMSLPLHLEPFVTQEDPALELALHAGKLPFPPEQGDDLPELDNTADYWLGSIARATMQTYCDAILLIPELTAHSTKQLATDIDYLSNVMDALGLQPSRTLQQIVTLLRAKPEEYRQTAKLLPRRLVSTIAALRGLDH; encoded by the exons ATGGACTTTTCCAAATTTCTGGATGATGATTTCGACGTGAAGGACTGGGTGAATGGGGCCTTCAAGATGCAGAAGGATGTGCCCGGGAAAGCAGATGCGCACGCGGCAACGCTGGTCATGAAACTGCAGTTGTTCATCCAGGAAGTCAACAATGCAATTGAGG AGAGCAGTAACCAGGCCCTGCAGAACATGCCCAGAGTGCTGCGGGACGTGGAGGCCCTGAAGCAGGAAGCGTCATTCCTGAAGGAGCAGATGGTCCTTGTCAAAGAGGACATCAGGAAATTTGAGCAGGACACTGTTCAGTCCATGCAG GTCTTGGTGGAGCTCGATCAGGTCAAGTCTCGGATGCACTTAGCCTCCGATGCACTACAGGAGGCAGACAAATGGAGCACGCTCAGTGCAGACATCGAGGAGACCTTCAAGACACAG GACATGGCTGTAATCTCTTCTAAACTGACCGCCATGCAGAACAGCCTGGCTATGCTGGTGGACACACCAGACTACTCTGAGAAATGTGTGCACCTGGAGGCTCTGAAGAACAGGCTGGAGGCCTTGGCCAGCCCCCAGATAGTAGCCACCTTCAACTCCATGTCTGTAG ACCAAGCCAAGCTCTTTGTGAAAGTCTTCACAGAGATCGACAGAATGCCACAGCTTCTTGCCTACTACTACAAGTGTCATAAG GGTCAGCTGGTGAGTGTGTGGCAGGACCTGTCTCAGAGTGAGCTGAGTCTAAATCAGCAGCTGGCTGAGTTCTACGACACCCTGCTCTCCACCTGGCACTCACAACTACAGTGGAGCAgccag GTGTTTAAGAATCCATACGAGGTGGTGACGGTGCTGCTGATCCAGACCCTGGGGGCCATGGTGCCCTCCATCCCTGTGTGTCTGAGCACGGCCATGGAGCGCGCCCCCCAGGAGCAGCAGCTGGACACCCTGCTGGAGCTCCACCACACCGCTGCCACCTTCGGCAGGAGCCTGGCGCAGGCCATGTTGCCACACCTGG GTGAGAACAACCTGCTGAAGGTGAATGAGCTGGTCAGTGCCCTGTATGACCCCTACAAACCCTACCAGCTGCAGTATGGAGACCTGGAGGAGTCCCACCTCCTCATCCAGATCAGCGCCATGCCCCTG GAGCGTGGTGAGGTGATAGACTGTGTAGAGGAGCTGAGTCACTCAGTGGGGAAGCTGTTTGGCCTGGCCGGTGCTGCTGTTGACCGCTGTGTCAAACTGACTGACGGCCTGGCCTTGTGTGGCCTCCTCAAGGCCCTCAAAGCCCTCTTCGCCAA GTATGTGTCAGACTTCTCCACCACTCTGCAGTCAGTCAGGAAGAAGTGCAGGTTGGAGGACATGCCCAGTGCTGCTGTGTTCCAAGAGGATTGGACTGCCTTCCAGAACTCGGTCAG GATCATTGCCACCTGTGGGGAGTTGCTGAGACAGTGTGGAGCCTATGAGCTGCAGCTGTCAAACAA GATCCTGGCCACGGCGGGGAAGTACCTGTCTGAGTCGTACAGCCCTCGGAGCCTGGCGGGCATCCAGGAGGCCAGCTCCACGGAGAGGAAGGCAAGCGGCAGGAACCCCTGGCAGGAGTATAACTACCTGCAGAGGGGCAACATGGCAGAGTACAACGGCCTGATGGGGCTGCTCTACTCCCTCAAG GAGAAGGGGACAGGTAACTCCAGTCTTCTGGCTGAGACCCGAGTGGCTCTGACCCGTCTCAACCAGCAGGCCAACCAGCTGGCCTTCGACTCGGTCTTCCTGCAGATCAAACATCAACTCTGCTTGGTCTCCAAAATGGAG AGCCGAGATGCAGGAGGTTTTGGAGAGAGCTATGCTGAAGAACTGCCTACCTTCAGCTTGTCCCCACAGGAGTACATCACCAAT ATAGGACAGTACATCATGTCTCTGCCGCTCCACTTGGAGCCCTTTGTGACGCAAGAAGACCCGGCGCTGGAGTTGGCCCTGCACGCAGGCAAACTGCCTTTCCCTCCTGAGCAAG GTGATGACCTTCCGGAGCTGGACAACACAGCAGACTACTGGCTGGGCTCCATCGCCAGGGCGACCATGCAGACGTACTGTGACGCCATCCTGCTCATCCCAGAGCTCACGGCCCACTCCACCAAACAGCTGGCCACCGACATCG ACTACCTGAGCAACGTGATGGACGCGTTGGGCCTGCAGCCCTCCAGGACCCTTCAGCAGATAGTGACCCTGCTGAGGGCCAAGCCAGAGGAGTACAGACAGACGGCCAAACTGCTGCCTCGCAGATTGGTGTCCACCATCGCTGCCCTGAGAGGGCTGGACCACTGA